The following are encoded together in the Micromonospora lupini genome:
- a CDS encoding MBL fold metallo-hydrolase — protein sequence MSGHVTGATAALADRLPSWVTLLRAPNPGPMTLDGTNTWLLRAAPGEPAVVVDPGPADEGHLTAIAAHGPIGLILITHGHADHTEGASRLSELLGGVHVLAVDPAHTIGGEPLTEPAEHLGGFGLDIRLLDTPGHTADSVCFLVEHGDERAVLTGDTILGRGTTVVAHPDGHLGDYLSSLELLSAYSGVPALPGHGPALADCAAAATFYLAHRRARLDQVRAAVAAGARTPSAVVAAVYADVDRSLWWAAEWSVRAQLEYLGVDTGESAPGVSGLEHM from the coding sequence ATGAGCGGGCACGTGACGGGGGCGACTGCGGCGCTTGCCGACAGGTTGCCGAGCTGGGTGACGCTGCTGCGCGCGCCGAATCCAGGCCCGATGACCCTCGACGGCACCAACACCTGGCTGCTGCGCGCGGCGCCGGGCGAACCGGCGGTGGTCGTCGACCCCGGGCCGGCCGACGAGGGGCACCTGACCGCGATCGCCGCACACGGCCCGATCGGGCTGATCCTGATCACGCACGGCCACGCCGACCACACCGAGGGCGCCTCCCGGCTCAGCGAGCTGCTGGGCGGGGTGCACGTCCTCGCCGTCGACCCGGCGCACACCATCGGCGGTGAGCCGCTCACCGAACCGGCCGAGCACCTCGGCGGCTTCGGCCTGGACATCCGACTGCTGGACACCCCGGGGCACACCGCCGACTCGGTCTGCTTCCTGGTGGAGCACGGCGACGAGCGGGCGGTGCTCACCGGTGACACCATCCTCGGCCGTGGCACCACAGTGGTGGCCCACCCCGACGGGCACCTCGGCGACTACCTGAGCAGCCTGGAGCTGCTGTCCGCGTACTCCGGAGTCCCGGCGCTGCCCGGCCACGGCCCGGCGCTTGCCGACTGCGCCGCGGCCGCCACCTTCTACCTCGCCCACCGCCGGGCGCGGCTCGACCAGGTCCGGGCGGCGGTCGCCGCCGGGGCGCGGACACCCTCGGCCGTGGTCGCGGCCGTCTATGCCGACGTGGACCGCTCGCTCTGGTGGGCGGCGGAATGGTCGGTCCGTGCCCAGTTGGAGTATCTGGGCGTCGACACCGGGGAATCTGCGCCGGGGGTCAGTGGGTTGGAGCACATGTGA
- a CDS encoding DUF4177 domain-containing protein → MQKWEYSTVPLLVHATKQILDNWGEDGWELVAVVPGPNPDQLVAYLKRPKA, encoded by the coding sequence ATGCAGAAGTGGGAATACTCCACGGTCCCTCTGCTGGTCCACGCGACCAAGCAGATCCTCGACAACTGGGGTGAGGACGGGTGGGAGCTCGTCGCCGTGGTCCCCGGCCCCAACCCGGACCAGCTGGTGGCGTACCTGAAGCGGCCCAAGGCGTGA
- a CDS encoding ArsA family ATPase has product MVPSEDAAPQLDVDQILADPGVRIVVCCGAGGVGKTTTAAALALRAAEQHGRRTVVLTIDPARRLAQSLGLTELDNTPRQVKGIDVEASGGELHAMMLDMKRTFDDVVLQHTDPTKAAEIFANPFYHAMSSTFAGTQEYMAMEKLGQLHARGEWDLIVVDTPPSRSALDFLDAPARLSRFLDGRMLRLLLAPARSGGRSMFNLVTASFGMFSKVVQKVLGAQLLTDLSGFVAALDSMFGGFRQRAEQTYRILQARETAFVLVAAPEPDAVREAAYFASRLREEKMPLAGLVLNRVHRPVVPQLDAEQSGAAAERLAELGGHEATADVLRAHAALARQAVREQQVAARFTEAFPAVPAVSVTAQPADVHDVDGLRTIGAAISRS; this is encoded by the coding sequence TTGGTGCCTTCCGAAGACGCGGCGCCGCAGCTGGACGTCGACCAGATCCTCGCCGACCCGGGCGTGCGGATCGTCGTGTGCTGCGGTGCCGGCGGGGTGGGTAAGACGACCACCGCCGCGGCGCTGGCGCTGCGGGCCGCCGAACAGCACGGTCGGCGCACGGTGGTGCTCACCATCGACCCGGCCCGCCGGCTGGCCCAGTCGCTGGGCCTGACCGAGCTGGACAACACACCCCGTCAGGTCAAGGGCATCGACGTCGAGGCCAGCGGCGGTGAGCTGCACGCCATGATGCTGGACATGAAGCGCACCTTCGACGACGTGGTGCTCCAGCACACCGACCCGACGAAGGCCGCGGAGATCTTCGCGAACCCGTTCTACCACGCGATGAGCTCGACGTTCGCCGGCACGCAGGAATACATGGCGATGGAGAAGCTGGGCCAGCTGCACGCCCGGGGCGAGTGGGACCTGATCGTGGTGGACACGCCGCCGTCCCGCTCGGCGCTTGATTTCCTGGACGCGCCGGCCCGACTGTCCCGGTTCCTCGACGGCCGGATGCTGCGCCTGCTGCTGGCACCTGCGCGCAGCGGCGGGCGGAGCATGTTCAACCTGGTCACGGCCTCGTTCGGGATGTTCTCGAAGGTGGTCCAGAAGGTGCTCGGCGCGCAGTTGCTCACCGACCTGTCCGGCTTCGTGGCCGCGCTCGACTCGATGTTCGGGGGTTTCCGGCAGCGGGCCGAGCAGACGTACCGCATCCTGCAGGCGCGGGAGACGGCCTTCGTGCTGGTCGCGGCGCCGGAGCCGGACGCGGTCCGGGAGGCCGCCTACTTCGCGAGCCGGCTGCGGGAGGAGAAGATGCCGCTGGCCGGCCTGGTGCTCAACCGGGTGCACCGACCGGTGGTCCCGCAGTTGGACGCCGAGCAGAGTGGGGCCGCCGCGGAGCGGCTGGCCGAGCTGGGTGGGCACGAGGCCACCGCCGACGTGCTGCGGGCGCACGCCGCGCTGGCCCGTCAGGCGGTACGCGAGCAGCAGGTCGCCGCGCGGTTCACCGAGGCGTTCCCGGCGGTGCCGGCGGTGTCGGTGACGGCGCAGCCCGCCGACGTGCACGACGTCGACGGGCTGCGGACGATCGGCGCGGCGATCAGCCGGTCGTGA
- a CDS encoding WhiB family transcriptional regulator, with protein sequence MGMITDWPSLAACQNGDPDALFVQGAEQNVAKRICRSCPVRYECLADALDNRIEFGVWGGMTERERRALLRRHPQVTSWRKMFEAAMKKNSKDKAGKDKILVSAAT encoded by the coding sequence ATGGGCATGATCACTGACTGGCCGTCGCTGGCGGCGTGTCAGAACGGGGACCCGGACGCGTTGTTCGTACAGGGCGCCGAACAGAACGTGGCGAAGCGGATCTGCCGGAGCTGCCCAGTTCGGTACGAGTGCCTGGCCGACGCGCTGGACAACCGGATCGAGTTCGGTGTGTGGGGCGGTATGACCGAACGCGAACGCCGGGCGTTGCTGCGTCGTCACCCCCAGGTGACGAGCTGGCGCAAGATGTTCGAGGCAGCGATGAAGAAGAACAGCAAGGACAAGGCTGGCAAGGACAAGATCCTCGTCAGCGCGGCCACCTGA
- a CDS encoding penicillin-binding protein has product MRKRDHNVLTNAASLLICGLLAGVVVAAAAFPAVAMSGLAAKAGAETFGNLPTELTVARAPQISYLLASDGKTPLATMYDENRRDVKLADISPYMIKAIIAAEDHDFYKHNGVDINGVARAFVNNQSEGSGRQGASTLTMQYVRLAIAYSATHPADVVAATEDTSARKLREMRLALQVDKEFSKDEILTRYLNLASFGNGAYGIYAASQVYFGKPPSKLKIEEAALLAGMVKAPTTNDPTTKSGYPLAQDRRNYVIQNMVDTKAITQQEADTAKAVKLKVQDKRTPNGCVSTNVNSWGFFCDYFYRWWMQQETFGSTSYDRERRLKSGGYTVVTSIDIQAQKGADKAVRKAKKETSKEAAMVAVVEPGTGRVRALAVNRQFKLDDPKHPTNKISSDPAKSRRGIKGNYPATVNPLLTGGDGIAGYQAGSTFKIFSIVAALEKGIPLSYSFNAPQQFKSEYIIDSSSPAACPGTHFYCPTNSGKKAGGVQTMWSAFAQSINTYFVPLQQQVGAENVVDVAKRAGIQFRASTDATFAATKESAHQWGAFTLGVSSTTPLDLANAYATLAADGKYCEPIPVQEIRDPDGKKLDIANPRCEKRFSTDVARAAVDAARCPVGDNSKTSKCGSSRTAAVVKGIVDAPVAGKSGTTDSEKTAALVAMTKQYAVAGIMADPDWPQTNVKMKHAEKDGINPPVYETLRDAMRGKPRINFEPPGQKISEGDQRSIPDVKCQPVDTAKSRIKGAGFEPIVSETKVASTCPAGTAAGTSPDGRTIKNGIVTIQISTGGGAPAGTDKTKPPGGRPNG; this is encoded by the coding sequence ATGCGGAAACGTGACCACAATGTGCTGACCAACGCCGCATCGCTGCTCATATGTGGCCTGTTGGCTGGCGTGGTGGTCGCTGCGGCGGCCTTCCCCGCGGTGGCGATGTCCGGCTTGGCCGCGAAGGCCGGCGCAGAGACATTTGGCAACCTGCCGACGGAGCTGACGGTGGCCCGCGCGCCGCAGATCAGCTACCTGCTGGCGTCGGACGGCAAGACGCCGCTGGCGACGATGTACGACGAGAACCGCCGCGACGTGAAGCTCGCGGACATCTCGCCGTACATGATCAAGGCCATCATCGCGGCCGAGGACCATGACTTCTACAAGCACAACGGCGTCGACATCAACGGTGTCGCCCGCGCGTTCGTCAACAACCAGAGCGAGGGCTCCGGCCGACAGGGCGCCTCGACGCTGACCATGCAGTACGTCCGGCTGGCCATCGCCTACTCGGCCACGCACCCGGCCGACGTGGTCGCGGCGACCGAGGACACCAGCGCCCGCAAGCTCCGCGAGATGCGGCTGGCCCTGCAGGTCGACAAGGAGTTCTCCAAGGACGAGATCCTGACCCGCTACCTCAACCTCGCCTCGTTCGGCAACGGCGCGTACGGCATCTACGCCGCCAGCCAGGTCTACTTCGGCAAACCGCCGAGCAAGCTGAAGATCGAGGAAGCCGCGCTGCTGGCCGGCATGGTGAAGGCGCCGACGACGAACGACCCGACCACCAAGAGCGGCTACCCGCTGGCGCAGGACCGACGCAACTACGTCATCCAGAACATGGTCGACACCAAGGCCATCACCCAGCAGGAGGCCGACACCGCCAAGGCGGTCAAGCTGAAGGTGCAGGACAAGCGCACCCCGAACGGCTGTGTCTCCACGAACGTCAACAGCTGGGGCTTCTTCTGCGACTACTTCTACCGCTGGTGGATGCAGCAGGAGACGTTCGGCTCGACGTCGTACGACCGTGAGCGGCGCCTGAAGAGCGGCGGCTACACAGTCGTGACCTCCATCGACATCCAGGCGCAGAAGGGCGCCGACAAGGCGGTCCGCAAGGCCAAGAAGGAGACCAGCAAGGAAGCCGCAATGGTCGCCGTGGTGGAGCCGGGCACCGGCCGGGTGCGGGCCCTCGCGGTCAACAGGCAGTTCAAGCTTGACGACCCGAAGCACCCGACGAACAAGATCTCCAGCGACCCGGCGAAGAGCCGGAGGGGCATCAAGGGCAACTACCCGGCGACTGTCAACCCGCTGCTCACCGGCGGCGACGGCATCGCCGGCTACCAGGCCGGCTCGACGTTCAAGATCTTCAGCATCGTCGCCGCGCTGGAGAAGGGCATCCCGCTCAGCTACTCGTTCAACGCGCCGCAGCAGTTCAAGTCGGAATACATCATCGACAGCAGCAGCCCGGCGGCCTGCCCCGGCACCCACTTCTACTGCCCGACCAACTCCGGCAAGAAGGCCGGCGGCGTGCAGACCATGTGGAGCGCCTTCGCCCAGTCGATCAACACCTACTTCGTGCCGCTGCAGCAGCAGGTCGGCGCCGAGAACGTGGTCGACGTCGCCAAGCGGGCCGGCATCCAGTTCCGGGCCAGCACCGACGCCACGTTCGCCGCCACCAAGGAATCGGCCCACCAGTGGGGCGCCTTCACCCTGGGCGTCTCCTCCACCACCCCACTGGACCTGGCCAACGCGTACGCGACCCTCGCGGCGGACGGCAAGTACTGCGAGCCGATTCCGGTGCAGGAGATCCGCGACCCGGACGGCAAGAAGCTGGACATCGCCAACCCGCGCTGCGAGAAGCGGTTCAGCACCGACGTGGCCCGTGCCGCCGTGGACGCCGCCCGCTGCCCGGTCGGCGACAACTCCAAGACCAGCAAGTGCGGCAGCAGCCGTACCGCCGCGGTGGTGAAGGGCATCGTCGACGCGCCGGTCGCCGGCAAGTCCGGCACCACCGACTCGGAGAAGACCGCCGCCCTGGTCGCGATGACCAAGCAGTACGCGGTGGCCGGCATCATGGCCGACCCGGACTGGCCGCAGACGAACGTCAAGATGAAGCACGCCGAGAAGGACGGCATCAACCCGCCGGTGTACGAGACGCTGCGGGACGCCATGAGGGGCAAACCGCGGATCAACTTCGAGCCACCGGGCCAGAAGATCTCCGAGGGTGACCAGCGCAGCATCCCCGACGTGAAGTGCCAGCCGGTGGACACCGCGAAGTCCCGGATCAAGGGCGCCGGCTTCGAGCCGATCGTCTCCGAGACGAAGGTGGCCTCCACCTGCCCGGCGGGCACCGCCGCCGGCACCAGCCCGGACGGGCGCACCATCAAGAACGGCATCGTCACCATCCAGATCAGCACCGGCGGCGGCGCTCCGGCGGGCACCGACAAGACGAAACCGCCCGGCGGCCGCCCCAACGGCTGA
- a CDS encoding ArsA-related P-loop ATPase: MRAAERPSDPAGTGWSARLHVVTGKGGTGKTSVAAALALALAAGGRRTLLVEVEGRQGIAQLFGIDPLPYEERHLADSPDGGEVRALAVDAEEALLEYLDMFYKLGAAGRALRKLGAIDFATTIAPGLRDVLLTGKVKEATTRTAGQRRAYDAVVLDAPPTGRIGRFLNVTAETARLAKVGPIKTQSEGVSALLRSPMTAVHVVTLLEEMPVQETVDAIADLTSLGFGVGKVIVNGARPALPAGPAVTAAELERGLVAAGLPADRDIVAGLHNEARDQLIRRELEDSLRADLVELGLPMIELPLLPDGVDRAGLSTLARALVSAD, translated from the coding sequence GTGCGTGCAGCTGAGCGGCCGTCCGACCCGGCCGGTACCGGATGGTCGGCCCGTCTCCACGTGGTGACAGGCAAGGGTGGCACCGGCAAGACAAGCGTGGCGGCGGCGCTGGCCCTGGCGCTGGCCGCCGGTGGCCGTCGCACCCTGCTGGTCGAGGTCGAGGGCCGGCAGGGCATCGCCCAGCTCTTCGGCATCGATCCACTGCCGTACGAGGAGCGGCACCTCGCCGACTCGCCGGACGGCGGTGAGGTGCGCGCGCTCGCGGTGGACGCCGAGGAGGCGTTGCTCGAGTACCTGGACATGTTCTACAAGCTGGGAGCGGCGGGCCGGGCCCTGCGCAAGCTCGGCGCCATCGACTTCGCCACGACAATCGCCCCGGGTCTTCGTGACGTGCTGCTCACCGGCAAGGTGAAGGAGGCCACCACCCGCACCGCGGGGCAGCGGCGCGCGTACGACGCGGTGGTGCTTGACGCGCCGCCCACCGGTCGGATCGGCCGTTTCCTCAACGTCACGGCCGAGACGGCGCGGCTCGCCAAGGTCGGCCCGATCAAGACCCAGAGCGAGGGGGTCTCCGCGCTGCTGCGCTCCCCGATGACCGCCGTCCACGTGGTCACGCTGCTGGAGGAGATGCCGGTGCAGGAGACGGTGGACGCCATCGCCGACCTGACCTCGCTCGGCTTCGGCGTCGGAAAGGTGATCGTCAACGGCGCCCGACCCGCGCTGCCGGCCGGCCCGGCGGTCACCGCCGCGGAACTCGAGCGCGGCCTGGTCGCCGCCGGGCTGCCTGCCGATCGGGACATCGTGGCCGGATTGCACAACGAGGCGCGGGACCAGCTCATCCGGCGCGAACTGGAGGATTCGCTCCGCGCCGACCTGGTGGAACTGGGGCTGCCGATGATCGAGCTGCCGTTGCTGCCCGACGGGGTGGACCGGGCGGGCCTCTCGACACTGGCCCGGGCCCTCGTCAGCGCCGATTGA
- a CDS encoding Rv0361 family membrane protein, which yields MPAQPGAPAGVPHTEDPTGPPAAPGAPGAIPPPPPGYPPYQGTAEPKKKRGLLIAAIALVVIMVLCVGGGVVAFLTLRNAESGEGAKEPAVAVDEFLTAVYKDRDAKKAANHVCAASRDDKKIAAKVAEVQKYANEYQNPRFKWTTPKVDNQTGDRATVSTRITMTTADEKVADQDLRFTVVQKTGWWVCEVA from the coding sequence GTGCCGGCCCAGCCCGGTGCGCCCGCCGGCGTCCCGCACACCGAGGACCCGACCGGCCCGCCGGCAGCTCCCGGCGCCCCTGGCGCGATCCCACCACCGCCGCCCGGCTACCCGCCGTACCAGGGCACGGCCGAGCCGAAGAAGAAGCGCGGGCTGCTGATCGCGGCCATCGCGCTGGTCGTGATCATGGTGCTCTGCGTGGGCGGCGGCGTCGTGGCGTTCCTGACCCTTCGCAACGCGGAGTCCGGCGAGGGCGCGAAGGAGCCGGCGGTCGCCGTCGACGAGTTCCTCACCGCCGTCTACAAGGACCGGGACGCGAAGAAGGCAGCCAACCACGTCTGCGCCGCCTCCCGGGACGACAAGAAGATCGCGGCGAAGGTGGCCGAGGTGCAGAAGTACGCGAACGAGTACCAGAACCCCCGGTTCAAGTGGACCACCCCGAAGGTCGACAACCAGACCGGCGACCGGGCCACCGTCTCCACCCGCATCACCATGACCACCGCCGACGAGAAGGTGGCCGACCAGGACCTGCGCTTCACTGTGGTGCAGAAGACGGGTTGGTGGGTCTGCGAGGTCGCCTGA
- a CDS encoding adenylate/guanylate cyclase domain-containing protein: MTCPVCGTVAVPGARFCHNCGAALPAAATLPAAERRVVTVLFGDLSEFTSWSEDLDPERVGAVTDRVLAALAGAVKTFGGHVDKLTGDGIMAVFGAPVAHEDDAERAVRAALSMQRAVRRVLDDERGGGAPLGLRVGLNTGDVIAGIQAAIEYTVIGDTVNTAARLADAAAVGAVYAGGRTAAATRHVASWRALRPLRLKGKREPVEAYELLGLLDAPGTRSGLGDEAPYVGRETEIGRVAGRLAEVIDQGDPRVLLMTAEAGIGKSRFAAEVERLAAGYDVGAGRYAAHTGARVLSVRCAAFGERRRLAPLADLVRAAVGLPSDAATALTRPAVDERLRRLGQRLARSAGETPPIATDQLLALLGYAELPVHAGTDNGEWASAAAPPADAEAVPNAVADLLSGLASEAPLVIVVDDLHDATPETIRALGLTLSRLTGPVLVLLLGRPELVRTAGTLTRVADAEVHSLPPLRGADAARLLTSYLGGGKLPPADADRLLATAQGNPFYLAELVTLLIERGALTAERQASADRDPSTPAGWRLVPGSLGSRLLSRDLAAVLAARIDALPPDARSVLRDAAVVGDTVPTGALEALREQRAGRDGRPSAVVAVEFDRAVEELLQRRMLHRTRAGYAFATPLMREAAYAGVSKAELADRHAALARWAAPVDGATAVAVGGFTEEARDDFVATHVQRAATLADAVKLRPDAPARAVVPLGIAALGRAARRSLSAGEPTLAIEYAERASELSRDGIPAIDRVVHARALLQIGRVVDALAFAEKIAANAGDDATRASALLLAGQAQQTLGDQGRAEAAWQEALQVAKAGGLPTLRASAMRRLGMGDFVAGRLSQASSRLAAAYQVSLSAQDRRGQAWSLQNLAWVTTTRGDFAGTDAVLGRAARLFAELKDPYGRAWLRGTTAFARLLAGRLREACRMAQVFLPFGERVGEAWAVGTLRAVAAFATAELGELAEADREARRAYREFAAASDDWGRGFALVVRAVVARGLGEPEHAADLLSDALVYAEQTSHPLLTGMAGTLRGFVALELGDHETAERAARAVLTTVEPHNPQAPAQVAPRVLLATARLAAGDPATAVGLLAPVATAAAHAPSLLFSRRQTMARYASALLAHGQREQALDWARRAVTAPAEDVRSQVIAASVLAEALAACGHQAEALACADEAVRLAYATEQRSERAAAKKLQASLKTP, from the coding sequence GTGACCTGCCCGGTGTGCGGAACCGTTGCCGTCCCCGGTGCCCGGTTCTGCCACAACTGCGGTGCCGCGCTGCCGGCCGCCGCCACGTTGCCGGCGGCCGAGCGCCGGGTCGTCACCGTGCTCTTCGGGGACCTCTCCGAATTCACCTCCTGGTCGGAGGATCTCGACCCGGAACGGGTCGGCGCCGTCACCGACCGGGTGCTCGCGGCCCTGGCCGGCGCGGTGAAGACCTTCGGCGGGCACGTCGACAAGCTGACCGGTGACGGGATCATGGCGGTCTTCGGGGCGCCGGTGGCGCACGAGGACGACGCCGAACGGGCCGTCCGGGCCGCCCTGTCCATGCAACGGGCCGTCCGCCGGGTGCTCGACGACGAGCGGGGCGGCGGCGCCCCACTCGGCCTGCGGGTCGGCCTGAACACCGGCGACGTGATCGCGGGCATCCAGGCCGCCATCGAGTACACGGTCATCGGCGACACGGTGAACACCGCCGCCCGGCTGGCCGACGCCGCCGCCGTCGGCGCGGTCTACGCGGGCGGCCGGACCGCCGCTGCCACCCGGCACGTCGCCTCCTGGCGGGCGCTGCGCCCGCTGCGGCTCAAGGGCAAGCGTGAGCCGGTCGAGGCGTACGAGTTGCTGGGCCTGCTGGACGCGCCGGGCACCCGCTCGGGTCTCGGCGACGAGGCGCCCTACGTGGGCCGGGAGACCGAGATCGGCCGGGTCGCCGGTCGACTCGCCGAGGTGATCGACCAGGGTGACCCGCGGGTGCTGCTGATGACCGCCGAGGCGGGCATCGGCAAGTCCCGGTTCGCCGCCGAGGTCGAGCGCCTCGCCGCCGGGTACGACGTGGGCGCCGGCCGGTACGCCGCGCACACAGGCGCTCGCGTGCTCTCGGTGCGCTGCGCCGCCTTCGGCGAGCGGCGCCGGCTCGCGCCGTTGGCCGACCTGGTCCGTGCCGCGGTCGGCCTGCCCAGCGACGCGGCGACAGCGCTGACCCGGCCGGCCGTGGACGAGCGGCTGCGCCGGCTCGGTCAGCGTCTCGCCCGATCTGCCGGCGAGACACCCCCGATCGCCACCGACCAACTGCTCGCCCTGCTCGGCTACGCCGAACTGCCCGTGCACGCCGGCACCGACAACGGCGAGTGGGCCAGCGCGGCCGCCCCGCCCGCCGATGCCGAGGCGGTGCCGAACGCCGTCGCCGACCTGCTCAGCGGCCTCGCCTCGGAGGCGCCGCTGGTGATCGTGGTGGACGACCTGCACGACGCCACCCCCGAGACCATCCGCGCGCTCGGGCTTACCCTGTCCCGACTCACCGGCCCGGTGCTCGTGCTGCTGCTCGGCCGTCCCGAGCTGGTCCGCACCGCCGGGACGCTCACCCGCGTCGCGGACGCCGAGGTGCACTCCCTGCCGCCGCTGCGGGGCGCCGACGCCGCCCGGCTGCTCACCAGCTACCTCGGCGGCGGGAAGCTGCCGCCGGCCGACGCGGACCGGCTGCTCGCCACCGCCCAGGGCAACCCGTTCTACTTGGCCGAGCTTGTCACCCTGCTTATCGAACGCGGCGCGCTGACTGCGGAGCGGCAGGCATCCGCCGACCGCGACCCGAGCACGCCCGCCGGCTGGCGCCTCGTGCCCGGTTCCCTGGGCAGTCGGCTGCTCTCCCGGGACCTCGCGGCCGTCCTCGCCGCCCGCATCGACGCGTTGCCGCCGGACGCCCGTTCCGTCCTGCGGGACGCGGCGGTGGTCGGCGACACCGTGCCGACCGGCGCGCTGGAGGCGTTGCGCGAGCAGCGGGCCGGCCGCGACGGGAGGCCCTCGGCGGTGGTCGCCGTGGAGTTCGACCGGGCCGTCGAGGAACTGCTGCAACGCCGCATGCTGCACCGCACCCGCGCCGGTTACGCGTTCGCCACGCCGCTCATGCGGGAGGCCGCGTACGCCGGGGTGAGCAAGGCGGAACTGGCCGACCGGCACGCCGCGCTGGCCCGTTGGGCGGCGCCCGTCGACGGGGCCACGGCCGTCGCCGTGGGCGGGTTCACCGAGGAGGCACGCGACGACTTCGTCGCCACGCACGTCCAGCGGGCCGCCACGCTCGCCGACGCGGTGAAACTGCGACCGGACGCGCCGGCCCGCGCCGTCGTCCCGCTCGGGATCGCCGCGCTCGGCCGGGCCGCCCGCCGGTCACTGTCCGCCGGGGAGCCCACGCTCGCCATCGAGTACGCCGAACGCGCCAGCGAGCTGTCCCGCGACGGGATACCGGCGATCGACCGGGTGGTGCACGCCCGCGCGCTGCTGCAGATCGGTCGGGTCGTCGATGCGCTCGCCTTCGCCGAGAAGATCGCCGCGAACGCCGGGGACGACGCCACCCGGGCCAGCGCCCTGCTGCTCGCCGGCCAGGCCCAGCAGACGCTCGGCGACCAGGGGCGGGCGGAGGCCGCCTGGCAGGAGGCGTTACAGGTGGCCAAGGCCGGCGGGCTGCCCACGCTGCGCGCGTCCGCCATGCGTCGGCTCGGCATGGGCGACTTCGTGGCCGGTCGGCTCAGCCAGGCGAGCAGCCGGCTGGCCGCCGCCTACCAGGTCAGCCTCAGCGCGCAGGATCGGCGTGGGCAGGCCTGGTCGCTGCAGAACCTGGCCTGGGTGACCACCACCCGGGGTGACTTCGCCGGCACCGATGCGGTTCTCGGCCGGGCCGCCCGGCTCTTCGCCGAACTGAAGGACCCGTACGGGCGAGCCTGGCTGCGGGGCACCACCGCGTTCGCCCGGCTGCTCGCCGGCCGGCTGCGGGAGGCGTGCCGGATGGCGCAGGTCTTCCTGCCCTTCGGCGAGCGGGTCGGCGAGGCGTGGGCGGTGGGCACGCTGCGTGCGGTCGCGGCGTTCGCCACCGCCGAGCTGGGCGAGTTGGCCGAGGCGGACCGGGAGGCCCGTCGGGCGTACCGCGAGTTCGCCGCCGCGTCCGACGACTGGGGGCGCGGTTTCGCGCTTGTCGTCCGGGCCGTCGTGGCGCGTGGGCTGGGCGAGCCCGAGCACGCGGCCGACCTGCTCAGCGACGCCCTGGTGTACGCCGAGCAGACCTCACACCCGCTGCTCACCGGAATGGCCGGCACGCTGCGCGGGTTCGTGGCGCTGGAACTGGGCGACCACGAGACCGCCGAGCGGGCCGCCCGAGCGGTGCTGACGACAGTCGAACCGCACAACCCGCAGGCGCCGGCGCAGGTCGCGCCCCGGGTGCTGCTGGCCACCGCCCGGCTGGCCGCAGGTGACCCGGCGACCGCGGTCGGGCTGCTCGCCCCGGTGGCGACAGCCGCCGCCCACGCGCCCTCGCTGCTCTTCTCCCGCCGACAGACCATGGCCCGGTACGCGTCGGCGCTGCTCGCCCACGGCCAGCGGGAGCAGGCGCTGGACTGGGCCCGACGGGCGGTCACCGCGCCCGCCGAGGACGTGCGCAGTCAGGTGATCGCGGCGAGCGTGCTCGCCGAGGCGCTGGCGGCCTGCGGCCACCAGGCAGAGGCGCTCGCCTGCGCCGACGAGGCGGTCCGCCTCGCGTACGCCACCGAACAGCGCAGCGAACGAGCAGCAGCCAAAAAACTCCAAGCAAGCCTGAAAACCCCCTAA
- a CDS encoding RidA family protein, giving the protein MSNGPHAKLAELGLELPDVVPPVASYVPAVQSGQHVYVSGQLPIAEGKLLATGKVGAGISAEQAKDLAQRCALNALAAVDSLVGLENVVKVVKLTGFVASAPGFVGQPAVINGASDLFGTVFGEAGRHARSAVGVAELPLDAPVEIELIVEVA; this is encoded by the coding sequence ATGAGCAACGGTCCCCACGCGAAGCTCGCCGAGCTGGGCCTCGAACTGCCCGACGTGGTGCCGCCGGTGGCCAGCTACGTGCCGGCCGTCCAGTCCGGGCAGCACGTGTACGTCTCCGGCCAGCTGCCGATCGCCGAGGGCAAGTTGCTGGCGACCGGCAAGGTCGGCGCCGGCATCTCCGCCGAGCAGGCGAAGGACCTGGCCCAGCGGTGTGCGCTCAACGCGCTGGCGGCCGTCGACTCGCTTGTCGGCCTGGAGAACGTGGTCAAGGTGGTCAAGCTGACCGGGTTCGTGGCGTCGGCCCCCGGGTTCGTCGGCCAGCCCGCCGTGATCAACGGCGCCTCCGACCTGTTCGGCACCGTCTTCGGCGAGGCCGGCCGTCACGCCCGCAGCGCCGTCGGGGTGGCCGAGCTGCCACTGGACGCCCCGGTGGAGATCGAACTGATCGTCGAGGTCGCCTGA